A region of bacterium DNA encodes the following proteins:
- a CDS encoding four helix bundle protein produces the protein MKTNFDHERLDVYREAIAFVAWADELLERIPRNLAAHNQLDRASTSIPLNIAEGNGKYTAADRCRFFDIARGSALECAACLDVLVTRKQLVDVDDGKSILVRIVSMLVGLIRSTSPSRVYETQATYSTGNTESVD, from the coding sequence ATGAAAACAAACTTTGATCACGAGCGGCTGGACGTTTACCGAGAGGCGATTGCATTTGTAGCCTGGGCTGATGAACTTCTGGAACGTATTCCCAGAAACCTTGCGGCACATAACCAGTTAGACAGAGCATCGACGTCCATCCCCCTGAATATTGCGGAAGGTAACGGCAAGTACACGGCAGCGGATCGGTGTCGTTTTTTTGATATTGCGCGTGGGTCTGCATTGGAGTGTGCCGCTTGCCTGGACGTGCTCGTCACTAGAAAACAGCTCGTGGATGTCGACGATGGCAAGTCGATTTTGGTAAGAATTGTATCCATGCTCGTGGGGCTCATTCGCAGTACTTCGCCCAGCCGCGTCTATGAGACTCAAGCGACCTACAGCACAGGAAACACGGAATCAGTCGATTAA
- a CDS encoding nucleotidyl transferase AbiEii/AbiGii toxin family protein, with protein sequence MREAQVAFGAYQTYANTIRIIDIGVYFAHYVFMTSLTDSIACVEQFHLLFLDQLGRKLDKRHYALKGGCNLRFFLKSIRYSEDIDLDVQLIPVNVLQDRVNQILTGVSLARILQARGMAITHCSAPKQTETTQRWKLALSVQGSELPLHTKIEFSRRGITDPVVFGPIDSLLIRDYQLTPILANHYPSESAFLQKVNALIHRSQTQARDVFDLDHLIRSGGSSQGLVLPPHWRDAQQNALGLSYSVFKSQVVSYLAPDYQAQYDRPEIWDAMVLRVVEALNGATS encoded by the coding sequence ATGCGCGAAGCACAGGTGGCGTTCGGCGCCTACCAGACTTATGCCAATACAATACGTATTATTGACATAGGCGTCTACTTCGCGCATTATGTATTCATGACAAGCCTGACAGATTCCATTGCCTGTGTGGAACAGTTTCACCTGTTGTTTCTTGATCAACTAGGCCGGAAGCTCGATAAGCGCCATTATGCCCTTAAAGGGGGCTGTAATCTCCGGTTTTTCCTCAAAAGCATTCGCTATTCCGAAGATATTGACCTCGATGTCCAGTTGATTCCCGTGAACGTGCTGCAGGATCGTGTGAATCAGATCCTTACGGGGGTGTCGTTGGCGAGGATATTGCAGGCTCGGGGGATGGCGATCACGCATTGTTCCGCCCCCAAGCAAACAGAGACGACCCAGCGCTGGAAATTAGCCCTTTCCGTGCAAGGCTCAGAATTACCCCTGCATACAAAAATCGAGTTCTCTCGACGAGGGATTACAGACCCCGTCGTTTTTGGGCCTATTGACAGTCTCCTTATCCGGGATTATCAGCTGACGCCTATTCTCGCCAATCATTATCCTTCCGAATCCGCCTTCCTTCAAAAAGTGAATGCCTTGATTCATCGCTCCCAAACTCAGGCCCGGGATGTGTTCGATCTCGATCATTTGATCCGGTCAGGCGGTTCGTCTCAGGGGCTGGTTCTGCCACCCCATTGGCGCGACGCGCAGCAAAATGCATTGGGGCTCTCCTATTCCGTTTTCAAAAGCCAGGTGGTTTCGTACTTGGCGCCGGATTACCAGGCACAATATGACCGTCCCGAAATATGGGATGCGATGGTCCTTCGTGTGGTGGAGGCCCTGAATGGAGCGACGTCGTGA
- a CDS encoding GxxExxY protein produces MHKDYTRANTWSEAVIGAAIEVHRQKGPGLLEDIYEKCLICEFEDRKIQVANQVLVPLEYKGKLLDHSLRLDMIVDDCLIIEIKAVERLLPIHKAQLLSYMKLMNAPLGLLINFHSVVLKGGICRLILHGADSEDVDF; encoded by the coding sequence ATGCACAAAGATTATACCAGGGCAAACACATGGAGCGAGGCAGTAATTGGTGCCGCCATTGAAGTTCACCGGCAAAAGGGACCGGGACTCCTTGAGGATATATATGAAAAATGTCTGATATGCGAATTCGAAGACCGTAAAATTCAGGTCGCCAATCAAGTCTTGGTTCCCCTTGAATACAAAGGCAAACTACTTGATCATTCTTTACGACTCGACATGATTGTTGATGATTGTCTGATTATTGAAATCAAGGCGGTCGAACGGCTCCTCCCCATTCATAAGGCACAACTCCTTTCTTACATGAAATTAATGAACGCTCCTTTGGGGCTTTTAATCAACTTCCATTCTGTAGTTCTTAAAGGTGGAATTTGCCGATTAATTTTACATGGTGCCGATTCTGAAGATGTTGATTTCTAG
- a CDS encoding DUF190 domain-containing protein, with protein MQPENEAKLLRVFIGEGDRHHHSSLHEVIVLKAQEAGLAGATVLRGLMSYGTSGKLRSTRILDLSADLPVVVEIVDQAGRITAFLPLLNRLLDEAGCGGLVTLETVQIQWRSK; from the coding sequence ATGCAACCGGAGAATGAAGCGAAATTGCTACGTGTGTTTATTGGCGAAGGCGACCGGCATCACCACTCGTCGCTCCATGAGGTGATTGTGCTCAAGGCCCAGGAGGCAGGGCTGGCGGGCGCCACGGTATTGCGGGGCCTGATGTCGTATGGCACCTCCGGAAAACTCCGATCCACCCGCATCCTGGATTTGTCGGCGGATCTCCCGGTGGTGGTCGAAATCGTGGATCAGGCCGGGCGCATCACCGCCTTTCTACCGCTGCTGAATCGCCTGCTCGACGAGGCTGGCTGCGGCGGACTGGTGACGCTGGAGACCGTCCAGATTCAATGGCGTTCAAAATGA
- a CDS encoding DUF975 family protein has product MQWFYAENGKQQGPVEFEQLVELARNGRLKPGDLVWNASMGNQWTKAGFVPDLFEAQPPGLPGDVEAIPEWSDTATFKSATPNRELNARARTALDGNWGKAIGGLLVYALILVVLAFIPVLGSVISFMISGPLMVGVTLFYLNLARQKPAAISQLFDGFKLFGNAFVAYLLIMLLILAWSLPAVVVGIAVGIGLVMAGVKGAVAGDLAALGWVVVLVPLVFLALIPAIIAQFRYSQTYYLLNDVPGIGPLVAIQRSTQMMVGNKWKLFCLQCRFIGWALLCIPTLGIGFLWLLPYMTVSMAAFYDDVKEGLHH; this is encoded by the coding sequence ATGCAATGGTTTTATGCCGAAAACGGGAAGCAACAGGGGCCGGTCGAATTTGAGCAATTGGTCGAGCTGGCGCGTAATGGCCGCTTGAAGCCCGGCGATCTCGTGTGGAATGCCTCCATGGGCAACCAATGGACCAAGGCGGGCTTCGTGCCAGACCTGTTCGAGGCACAGCCCCCGGGCCTGCCCGGAGACGTCGAGGCCATCCCTGAATGGTCCGATACCGCCACCTTTAAAAGCGCCACCCCCAATCGCGAACTGAACGCCCGGGCCCGGACGGCCTTGGATGGCAACTGGGGCAAGGCCATCGGCGGCCTGCTCGTGTACGCGCTGATCCTCGTCGTGCTGGCCTTTATCCCGGTGCTGGGCAGTGTGATCAGTTTTATGATCAGCGGGCCCCTGATGGTGGGTGTGACGTTGTTCTACCTGAACCTCGCCCGTCAGAAGCCGGCGGCGATCAGTCAACTGTTTGACGGCTTTAAGCTGTTCGGTAACGCGTTCGTTGCCTATCTCTTGATCATGCTGCTCATCCTGGCCTGGTCCCTCCCTGCCGTGGTGGTGGGCATCGCGGTGGGTATCGGGTTGGTCATGGCCGGCGTGAAGGGCGCGGTGGCGGGCGATCTTGCCGCCCTGGGGTGGGTGGTCGTGCTGGTTCCGCTTGTTTTTTTGGCGCTGATTCCGGCGATCATCGCCCAGTTCCGTTATTCGCAGACCTATTACCTGCTCAATGATGTCCCGGGCATTGGCCCGCTCGTCGCGATCCAGCGCAGCACCCAGATGATGGTCGGCAACAAGTGGAAGCTGTTCTGCCTGCAGTGCCGTTTCATCGGCTGGGCCCTGCTCTGCATTCCCACCCTTGGCATCGGCTTCCTCTGGCTCCTTCCCTACATGACCGTCAGCATGGCCGCCTTCTACGACGACGTGAAAGAAGGACTTCACCACTGA
- a CDS encoding PEP-CTERM sorting domain-containing protein — translation MMKKIILFGMSIFLSGIAMASISINLTLTGNVDNGTVTPWSTSDRLVQLIWSKDAPVSSAIFGTTDYLATGEYLLWSSTALAYGKSLTDMDAAAVYSTSAQYSGSQDINSGYIFARVFGSSTVVSSTKYFESVYSASVPGTLTSYSALDPSSVINYNISSVSQTAATQTMTVVPEPSSVALFALGLGVLALRRKLRK, via the coding sequence ATGATGAAAAAAATAATACTGTTTGGTATGTCGATTTTTTTGTCCGGTATTGCAATGGCGAGTATTTCGATTAACCTAACGCTTACCGGAAACGTTGATAATGGGACTGTTACACCTTGGTCTACTTCAGATCGCTTGGTTCAATTGATATGGTCTAAGGATGCGCCTGTGTCGTCGGCAATTTTTGGGACAACAGATTATTTAGCTACGGGGGAGTACCTGTTGTGGAGTTCTACGGCATTAGCATACGGGAAGTCACTTACTGATATGGATGCTGCTGCGGTGTATTCTACCAGTGCTCAGTATTCAGGATCGCAAGATATTAATTCGGGTTATATTTTCGCTCGAGTATTTGGTTCATCAACAGTGGTTAGTTCAACAAAATACTTTGAGTCGGTGTATAGTGCTTCGGTGCCTGGGACGTTGACCTCGTACTCAGCTTTGGATCCATCATCAGTAATTAACTATAACATTTCATCAGTATCGCAGACTGCAGCTACGCAAACTATGACAGTCGTCCCCGAACCCTCCTCTGTGGCCTTGTTTGCCTTGGGCTTGGGTGTGCTGGCGTTACGGCGTAAGTTACGCAAATAA
- a CDS encoding UDP-glucose 6-dehydrogenase has translation MKTILCIGAGYVGGPTMAMIARKCPDYKVIVVDIDAARIKAWQSDRLPIYEPGLQELVQKSLNKNLIFSTDVAQGIRDADIIFVSVNTPTKTFGQGAGRAADLQYWEKTAREIKANSTSNKIVVEKSTLPVRTAEAMERILHSGNKTVHFEVLSNPEFLAEGTAVKDLENPDRVLIGGHATESGRKAQAALADVYAHWVPRDRILTTSVWSSELSKLAANAFLAQRISSINSLSALCERTEADVTEVARAIGMDARIGSRFLNASVGFGGSCFKKDILNLVYLCQHYGLSEVAAYWEQVVTMNEYQEDRFVRNMIATMFNTVAGKRIAILGFAFKADTGDTRESPAIRVSRFLVDERAAVVVTDPEALGNAKKDLADLGPQISYEPDPYKAAEGAHALAITTDWAEYKTLDYHKIYASMVKPAFIFDGRNCLNHQELFEIGFNVYPIGKVPLSHL, from the coding sequence ATGAAAACAATTCTGTGTATTGGGGCGGGGTATGTGGGCGGACCGACGATGGCGATGATTGCCAGGAAGTGTCCGGACTACAAGGTCATTGTGGTGGATATCGACGCCGCCCGCATCAAGGCCTGGCAATCGGACCGCCTCCCCATCTATGAACCCGGTCTCCAGGAACTGGTCCAGAAATCGCTCAACAAAAACCTGATCTTCTCGACCGATGTGGCGCAGGGGATCCGTGACGCCGACATCATCTTCGTGAGCGTCAATACCCCCACCAAGACTTTCGGCCAGGGGGCAGGCCGGGCCGCCGATCTCCAGTACTGGGAGAAAACCGCGCGGGAGATCAAGGCCAACTCCACCTCCAACAAAATCGTGGTTGAAAAGAGCACCCTGCCGGTGCGGACGGCTGAAGCCATGGAGCGCATCCTGCACTCGGGCAACAAGACCGTGCATTTCGAGGTGCTCTCGAACCCCGAATTCCTGGCGGAAGGAACCGCGGTCAAGGATCTTGAAAACCCCGACCGCGTGCTCATCGGCGGGCACGCCACGGAGTCCGGTCGCAAGGCCCAGGCGGCCCTGGCGGATGTCTATGCCCACTGGGTGCCCCGTGACCGGATCCTGACCACCAGCGTCTGGTCCAGCGAATTATCGAAACTGGCGGCCAATGCCTTCCTGGCCCAGCGCATCAGCTCCATCAACAGTCTCTCGGCCTTGTGCGAGCGGACGGAGGCGGATGTGACCGAGGTGGCCCGGGCCATCGGCATGGATGCCCGGATCGGGTCGCGCTTCCTGAATGCGAGCGTCGGCTTTGGCGGCTCGTGCTTCAAGAAGGATATCCTGAACCTGGTCTACCTCTGCCAGCATTACGGTCTCAGCGAAGTGGCCGCCTACTGGGAGCAGGTGGTGACCATGAATGAATATCAGGAAGACCGGTTTGTGCGGAACATGATTGCCACGATGTTCAACACCGTGGCAGGCAAGCGGATCGCGATCCTGGGATTCGCCTTCAAGGCCGATACCGGTGACACCCGCGAGAGTCCGGCGATCCGCGTCTCCCGCTTCCTGGTGGATGAGCGGGCGGCGGTGGTGGTTACGGATCCCGAGGCGCTGGGCAATGCCAAAAAGGATCTGGCGGACCTGGGCCCCCAGATCAGCTATGAGCCGGATCCCTACAAGGCCGCCGAGGGCGCGCATGCGCTGGCGATCACCACCGACTGGGCCGAGTACAAGACGCTGGATTACCACAAGATCTACGCCAGCATGGTGAAGCCGGCCTTTATCTTCGATGGCCGCAATTGCCTGAATCACCAGGAACTCTTTGAAATCGGCTTCAACGTGTACCCCATCGGGAAGGTACCGTTGAGTCATCTCTGA
- a CDS encoding type II toxin-antitoxin system RelE/ParE family toxin produces the protein MKYTVILERSAEKSFQGLDRSLKLRILHQLEALADNPRPPGVKKLKGQHEYWRVRVGNYRIIYHIHDMEVIVLILKIGHRREVYR, from the coding sequence ATGAAATACACCGTTATTTTAGAGAGGTCTGCGGAAAAATCCTTTCAAGGTCTTGACCGCTCACTCAAGCTTCGTATCCTGCATCAACTTGAAGCCCTTGCCGACAATCCGCGACCGCCGGGTGTTAAAAAGCTCAAAGGCCAGCATGAATACTGGAGAGTTCGGGTGGGTAATTATAGAATCATATACCACATCCATGACATGGAAGTGATTGTTTTGATCCTGAAAATCGGCCATCGCCGCGAAGTGTATCGATAA
- a CDS encoding helix-turn-helix transcriptional regulator: protein MLAVVKKPHIEMALSGENPIELLNWIQRKFEVNILTPHHDASLPIDKTEFWREMNPNRTGHLLAGARLKAEMTQSELAGKVGIRQNMVSEYESGKRALTRAMARRFAQALNTDLERLITEE, encoded by the coding sequence ATGTTGGCAGTCGTGAAAAAGCCCCATATTGAAATGGCCCTTAGCGGCGAGAATCCGATTGAATTACTGAATTGGATCCAACGCAAATTTGAGGTGAATATCTTAACCCCCCATCACGACGCAAGCCTCCCCATTGATAAAACCGAATTTTGGCGAGAAATGAACCCGAACCGGACCGGCCATCTCCTGGCTGGTGCCAGACTCAAGGCAGAAATGACCCAGTCGGAACTAGCCGGGAAGGTTGGCATCCGCCAGAATATGGTAAGTGAATATGAGAGTGGAAAACGGGCATTGACCCGCGCCATGGCAAGGCGATTTGCGCAAGCCCTGAATACCGATTTGGAGCGGCTCATCACGGAGGAGTGA
- a CDS encoding transposase has product MRTARIVEEGAAYYHVISRVVGRAFVFHDDTERERFRKILRAVEGYSGVQILTFAILSNHYHALLYVPERQTVEDGEFGRRLSFLYDKTVVENLLTHIAGLRQGGRQEEAELVKAPYVRRMYDLAEFMKALKQRVSISYNRRHARVGTLWEERYKSVLVDGSPGGLSAVAAYIDLNPVRAGLVGDPKDYRFTGYGEAMGGSKLAQVGLGVALGEPGVWSEVAGRYRQLLYVKGETRGVTAVGKPIRPGFSMDAVEQVVALKGKLPMNEMLRCRVRYFTDGVIFGSHAFVEDAFRRHRQHFSAKREAGARTMKGGDWGDLFTARKLRVNVMGDPEPA; this is encoded by the coding sequence ATGCGTACAGCCAGGATAGTTGAGGAGGGGGCAGCCTATTATCATGTAATCTCGCGGGTGGTAGGGCGAGCCTTTGTTTTCCATGATGATACAGAGCGGGAGCGGTTCAGGAAGATTCTTCGGGCTGTAGAAGGGTATTCTGGCGTGCAGATATTGACCTTTGCCATTCTTTCCAACCACTATCATGCCTTGTTGTATGTTCCGGAACGGCAAACGGTTGAAGATGGCGAGTTTGGGAGGCGGCTGTCGTTCCTCTACGACAAGACGGTGGTGGAGAATCTCCTGACGCATATCGCTGGATTGCGGCAGGGTGGGCGTCAGGAGGAGGCGGAGCTGGTGAAAGCGCCCTACGTTCGACGGATGTATGACCTGGCGGAGTTTATGAAGGCCCTTAAGCAGCGGGTGAGTATTTCTTATAATCGGCGACATGCCCGCGTGGGGACGTTGTGGGAGGAGCGATATAAGAGCGTTTTAGTGGATGGCTCGCCTGGCGGGTTAAGTGCAGTGGCGGCATACATTGATTTGAATCCCGTAAGAGCAGGGTTGGTGGGTGATCCTAAGGATTATCGTTTTACTGGCTATGGGGAGGCGATGGGCGGTTCGAAGCTGGCGCAGGTGGGGCTTGGAGTGGCACTTGGCGAGCCTGGCGTCTGGAGTGAGGTAGCCGGGCGGTACCGTCAATTACTGTATGTAAAAGGGGAAACTCGAGGCGTGACAGCCGTTGGGAAGCCGATTCGACCCGGCTTTAGTATGGACGCGGTCGAACAGGTTGTGGCACTGAAGGGGAAATTGCCGATGAATGAGATGCTACGCTGTCGGGTTCGATACTTTACGGATGGTGTGATCTTTGGGAGTCATGCCTTTGTTGAGGATGCGTTTCGGCGGCACCGGCAGCATTTCAGCGCCAAGCGGGAAGCGGGTGCGCGGACGATGAAGGGTGGGGATTGGGGCGATTTATTTACCGCCCGGAAGTTGCGGGTGAATGTGATGGGCGATCCAGAACCTGCCTAA
- a CDS encoding extracellular solute-binding protein, whose product MRSRFISLILTALATTSLHAEELFPKPDWQEKPNPIASPDAVPGGSISVFGFQYPKSFNLYLDNNTFTSDLFSSLYESLLTMNPLTPSQEPGLAERWAISDDKRTFTFWLNPKARWSDGQPITAQDVKWTFDAIRNPANLTGAHKVGFESFESVTVVDDHCVRFAVKEVHWRNLLTAGGFAILPKHAFEKLDFNKINFEFPVVSGPYRLGEVKEGISATLERRADWWNRQAPSQRGLCNFQSIKFKFFASTETGFEAFMKGEIDLFAVYSARLWMNETSTEKFARNWIVRQKVFNYEPTGFQGFAMNLRRPPFNDKRVRQAMALLLNRERMNSALMYNQYALSRSYYTDLYDAAHPCPNGPFTFDKERARRLLAEAGWKANPKTGLLEKDGQHFEFRFLERESVADKFLAIYAEDLRDVGILMQTDSKDSSAWTRDMDEFNFDMTWGGFSSSLYKDPEGLWASKEADRKMSANITGFKNATVDELIEKQKSMFDVAARHELCRQIDGILYEECPYVLLWGINYKRLVYWNKFGTPATVLDKYSSESSAYWLWWYDADAAADLKEAMKSQLPLPPRAAEVTFKE is encoded by the coding sequence ATGCGCTCACGTTTTATCAGTTTGATTCTAACCGCCCTTGCCACCACCTCCCTCCATGCCGAGGAACTGTTTCCCAAGCCGGACTGGCAGGAAAAGCCCAATCCCATCGCCTCGCCTGACGCCGTGCCGGGCGGCAGTATCTCCGTTTTCGGCTTTCAATACCCGAAAAGCTTCAACCTCTATCTCGACAACAACACCTTTACCTCCGACCTCTTTTCCTCCCTCTATGAATCGCTGCTGACCATGAACCCGCTGACACCGAGCCAGGAACCGGGGCTGGCCGAGCGCTGGGCGATCTCGGACGACAAGCGCACCTTCACCTTCTGGCTCAATCCCAAGGCCCGCTGGAGCGATGGCCAGCCCATCACCGCCCAGGATGTCAAATGGACCTTCGATGCCATCCGAAATCCGGCGAACCTCACCGGCGCCCACAAGGTCGGCTTCGAAAGCTTTGAGTCCGTCACCGTCGTCGACGACCATTGCGTCCGGTTCGCGGTCAAGGAGGTCCATTGGCGCAACCTCCTGACCGCCGGCGGCTTTGCCATCCTGCCGAAGCATGCCTTCGAGAAGCTGGACTTCAATAAGATCAATTTCGAGTTCCCGGTGGTCTCCGGCCCCTACCGGCTGGGCGAGGTCAAGGAGGGCATTTCAGCCACCTTGGAGCGGCGCGCGGACTGGTGGAATCGCCAGGCCCCCAGCCAGCGCGGGCTCTGCAACTTCCAGTCCATCAAGTTCAAGTTCTTCGCCTCGACCGAGACCGGGTTTGAGGCTTTCATGAAGGGTGAGATCGACCTCTTTGCCGTCTATTCCGCCCGGCTCTGGATGAACGAGACCAGCACAGAGAAGTTTGCCCGGAACTGGATCGTGCGCCAGAAGGTGTTCAATTATGAGCCTACCGGCTTCCAGGGCTTTGCCATGAATCTGCGGCGTCCGCCCTTCAACGACAAGCGGGTGCGGCAGGCCATGGCCCTGCTGCTGAACCGCGAGCGGATGAACAGCGCCCTGATGTATAATCAGTACGCCCTGTCGCGGTCCTATTATACGGATCTTTATGACGCCGCCCATCCCTGCCCTAACGGCCCGTTCACCTTTGACAAGGAGCGGGCGCGCCGGTTGCTGGCCGAGGCGGGCTGGAAAGCCAATCCCAAGACCGGCCTGTTGGAGAAGGACGGCCAGCATTTCGAATTCCGCTTCCTTGAGCGGGAATCGGTGGCCGACAAGTTCCTGGCGATCTATGCCGAGGATCTGCGCGATGTGGGGATTTTGATGCAGACCGACTCCAAGGATTCCTCCGCCTGGACCCGGGACATGGATGAATTCAATTTCGATATGACCTGGGGCGGCTTTTCGTCAAGCCTGTACAAGGATCCCGAGGGGCTCTGGGCGTCGAAGGAGGCCGACCGCAAGATGAGCGCGAACATCACGGGGTTCAAAAACGCGACGGTGGATGAACTGATCGAGAAGCAGAAGTCGATGTTTGATGTGGCGGCCCGCCATGAGCTGTGCCGCCAGATTGACGGGATCCTGTATGAGGAGTGTCCCTATGTCCTGCTGTGGGGGATCAATTACAAGCGGCTGGTGTATTGGAACAAGTTCGGCACCCCGGCCACGGTGCTGGACAAATACAGCAGCGAAAGCAGTGCCTACTGGCTCTGGTGGTACGATGCCGATGCCGCCGCCGATCTCAAGGAAGCCATGAAGAGCCAACTTCCGCTGCCGCCGAGGGCGGCCGAGGTGACCTTCAAAGAGTAA
- the crcB gene encoding fluoride efflux transporter CrcB — protein MMPFVWVGVGGLVGSLCRYGFTLSLSHPAASLPWGTLASNLAGCLVIGMVSQLAADTELLSPATRLFLATGFCGGFTTLSSLIYELIQMVRDGEWLHAILYLNGTFFGATVAFLLGMMLVKRVLSP, from the coding sequence ATGATGCCATTTGTGTGGGTGGGGGTGGGCGGACTGGTGGGAAGTCTGTGTCGGTATGGCTTTACCCTGAGCCTGAGTCATCCTGCCGCCAGCCTGCCCTGGGGGACGCTGGCATCCAACCTCGCAGGCTGCCTGGTGATTGGCATGGTCAGCCAGCTGGCCGCCGACACCGAGCTGCTGTCGCCCGCGACCCGGCTCTTTCTCGCCACCGGCTTCTGCGGCGGCTTCACCACGCTTTCCTCGCTGATTTATGAACTGATCCAGATGGTGCGGGATGGCGAATGGCTGCATGCCATCCTCTACCTGAACGGCACCTTTTTCGGCGCCACCGTGGCCTTTCTGCTGGGAATGATGCTGGTGAAAAGAGTCCTGAGTCCGTAA
- the cbiR gene encoding cobamide remodeling phosphodiesterase CbiR translates to MSEFPPLPLLAKPRRFRLGLTSYVYPADLITNVRQLAPYADDIEIVFFESKESSNFPDPAEVEELRQLAEQHQLSYTIHFPIDKALGSANREEREQFLSTALRIIELCRPLKPYGWILHLEGIEATASQARINTWRHDLAPLLRILAGIVDDPTRLCVENLGYPFAWCEPLLLDHPFSICLDLGHLLQMGYDWRQHVSQWLPRTRIVHLYGSNTTSRHYSLEMTPKPLVQEFLTSLKSYTGVLTLETFGFEDTAPSLTRLQECLGNS, encoded by the coding sequence ATGAGCGAATTTCCACCCCTTCCCCTGCTTGCCAAGCCCCGCCGTTTCCGGCTCGGGCTCACCTCCTATGTCTATCCCGCCGACCTGATCACGAATGTCCGGCAACTGGCGCCTTATGCGGACGACATTGAGATTGTTTTCTTCGAGTCGAAGGAGTCCTCCAATTTTCCGGATCCGGCGGAGGTGGAGGAGTTGCGCCAACTGGCTGAACAGCACCAGCTGAGTTATACCATCCATTTCCCGATTGATAAGGCCTTGGGCAGTGCCAACCGCGAGGAACGGGAGCAGTTCCTGAGTACCGCCCTGCGGATTATTGAACTCTGCCGCCCGCTGAAGCCCTACGGGTGGATCCTGCACCTGGAGGGGATCGAGGCCACCGCCTCGCAAGCCCGGATCAACACCTGGCGCCATGACCTGGCGCCGCTGTTGCGGATCCTGGCAGGCATCGTGGATGACCCCACCCGCCTCTGTGTAGAGAATCTGGGTTACCCCTTCGCCTGGTGCGAGCCCCTGCTGCTTGACCACCCCTTCAGCATCTGCCTCGACCTGGGGCATCTGCTCCAGATGGGTTATGACTGGCGCCAGCACGTCTCCCAGTGGCTGCCCCGCACCCGGATCGTCCACCTGTATGGCTCGAACACCACCTCCCGGCATTACTCGCTGGAGATGACCCCCAAGCCGCTGGTGCAGGAATTTTTGACGTCCCTTAAGTCATACACCGGGGTCCTGACCCTGGAGACCTTTGGGTTTGAGGATACCGCCCCCTCCCTCACCCGGTTGCAAGAATGCCTGGGCAACTCATAA
- a CDS encoding L,D-transpeptidase family protein has product MSGYALATPVAMPVKVSTGVVSRVGQPGRPKVEPASLLQMATLQAALDRNGFGVGLIDGREGSKTVQALKDYASSYNLTISQARKALLTTLEPATLTHPLSEEELARVGAAPTDYLEASALPAMACESLEEVLSEQFHVSPVYLKHLNPGITNWTEVAAGTLLTLPNSRPPDWSVPAARLEVDCDQFRVRAFDTNHVIIASFPCSIAKQLHKVPVGDLTLVSFAPHPNYTFDPANFPESPRAREIGRKLIIPPGPNNPVGVYWLTLSAAGFGMHGTPHPETIGRRESHGCFRLTNWDITTLATMVKEGTPVTVKLTKEEP; this is encoded by the coding sequence GTGAGCGGGTACGCCCTGGCGACGCCGGTCGCGATGCCTGTCAAGGTGTCTACGGGGGTGGTGAGCCGGGTGGGCCAGCCGGGCCGTCCCAAGGTCGAGCCGGCCTCGTTGTTGCAGATGGCGACGCTGCAGGCGGCCCTGGACCGGAACGGGTTCGGGGTCGGCCTGATCGATGGCCGCGAAGGCTCGAAAACGGTGCAGGCCCTCAAGGATTATGCCAGCAGTTACAACCTGACCATCAGCCAGGCGCGCAAGGCCCTGCTGACCACGCTCGAACCGGCCACCCTCACCCACCCCCTGTCCGAGGAGGAACTGGCCCGGGTGGGCGCGGCCCCGACCGATTACCTTGAAGCGTCCGCCCTGCCCGCGATGGCCTGCGAGAGTCTTGAGGAAGTGCTCTCGGAGCAATTCCACGTCTCGCCCGTTTACCTGAAACATCTGAATCCTGGCATTACCAATTGGACCGAGGTGGCGGCGGGAACCCTCCTGACCCTTCCCAATAGCCGGCCGCCCGACTGGTCGGTCCCGGCCGCCCGGCTGGAGGTGGACTGCGATCAGTTCCGGGTCCGCGCCTTTGACACCAACCACGTCATCATCGCCTCGTTCCCCTGCTCGATTGCCAAACAGCTGCACAAGGTACCGGTGGGCGACCTGACCCTGGTCAGCTTTGCCCCCCACCCGAACTACACCTTTGATCCCGCCAATTTCCCGGAATCCCCGCGGGCGCGGGAGATCGGACGGAAGCTCATTATTCCACCGGGCCCCAATAATCCGGTGGGCGTCTACTGGTTGACCCTGAGTGCTGCCGGGTTCGGAATGCATGGCACGCCGCATCCGGAAACCATCGGGCGCCGCGAGTCGCACGGGTGTTTCCGCCTGACGAACTGGGACATCACCACCCTTGCCACCATGGTCAAGGAAGGCACCCCGGTGACGGTTAAACTCACCAAAGAAGAACCGTAA